The Candidatus Methylomirabilota bacterium genome contains the following window.
GAGGCTCCAAGCCCGTGCGTTGTAGGGGCTGAGGTCAAGGGCCCTCTCAAAACAATGGAGGGACTCATCAGTCCGACCCAAGTCGGTCAGACATGCGCCCCTGTGGAGCCAGGCATCTGCGTGCCCGGGGTCGAGTTCAACGGCCTTCTCAAAGCAATCAAGGGCCTCGTCATCGCGGCCGAGCTTGTACAGGTTCAACCCTTTATTGTGCCAAGAAGCGGCATCCTCGGGAGGTTTCTCCCGGCTGGGGCATCGCTTCCTCAGTCCTCTTCGACATCCTTCCATTGCCATGCCCTTCCCTCAAGCATACCAGTGCAACTCTGATGCCGGAGGGGGGGCCGCAAGCTACAATATTTAATCGATACAGGCTAATAATGACGCGGGGTTACAAAGGTCTTATCACCTGCAGGCGAGTATTCTGGACCCGGGTCCGGGCCCGTCAGGAAGGACTGACTGTACGGAAAATGACCACGCCCTCCCGGGTAGCACGAGGAGCCGAGAACGCATGATCGTCGCCCGTAAGAAGCAAAACGCCCTCTGGGCCCACCGAGGCCCGGAGGGCATCTATCAAGAATCCTTTCTCCGTTTACGTGTCCTGGTGCTGCCTGGATGTATTCTGGGGACCGCCCCGGACGTGGATTGTGTTGGCTCACTCACCCGCGACCTTGTCCTCTCCCGCCGCCGCGCCGCCCGGGATGTCCGTTTCAGGGAGTCGATATATTCATTGATCAGCTGCCGGGCGGCCGTCGAGGCGTCCAAAAACTCTACCCCCGACCGATAGATCACATCTCGCTCCCCGCTGGTCAGGACCTCAGAACGGTGGAGCGCTGATCGGACCACCCGGCACTTCAGGGTGGACTCTTGCCCTGGGAACAAGAGAGTCAGGAAACAGAGGGTCCCGGACCGCACAATCTGCGAGTGTTCGATCAGGGCCCCGTCTTTGCTCACATTGATGAGGGACACCTTGGGAATGTGCCCAATATGCCCTGTGAGCTGACCCCCAACCTCCCACCGGTTATAGCGCCTCTTGGGTCGCTTTATCTCTTCCATTGACTTAACTCCACGTTCTCGCAGCCTTCGGATAAGTATCCCCGACCAGCCCGGGGGTGTCAAGGAGCCTGGTCCCTCAAGAATCGAGATATCTGTGCCGATACCCCATGTATAGGGTCAAAAAAGATGGCCTCACAGGTGACTTTCCCGGCAAAGACCACAGGAACAGATGGAAAAGCTGATCATTAAGAGGACGAGCGCCTTTGTGTTCGATGGACTTCTCGTGGCCGCCATGGCTCTGTGGCTTCCCGGCACATTCTGGTGGCTGATTGCAATTGGGTATTTTCTTGTGCGCGATACCCTGATCAGCGGGCGCAGCATAGGGAAGTTTATCGTTGGTCTGACTGTCATGGATCGTGAGAAAAACGCCTGCGGCATCATAAAGTCCATTCTGCGGAATCTGCTCCTGTTCTTTCCCGGCCCAGTCATTGAGTTCTTTGTGATGGCGTTTGCCCTGGGTGGACGGCGTTTGGGGGATCGTCTTGCGAAAACGCAAGTCATCGACACCCGGCCCCAGGTAAAGGGGCCGTTGTTCCTCTTGCTTGCTTTGTCTTTGACCTTTTTGTTGATAACTACGGTCCGACCCGAGCTGAAAGACTGGAGCCGGTGGGAGAGACCGCAGTCGTGGCGCGAGATTGTGAAAATGGATACCCTCGGCCTAAAGCCGAGGAGGCTGAAGCACCTCTACGAGTATTTCAGGGGGAAGATAGATCCTCAGCAGGAGGATTCAATCGAAGAGGCGAGAAATTTCATTATTTATCTGCGAGACGGGCGAAAAATAGAGGTGGAGGATTACTGGGAACGAGGGGCCGAAATCCAGTATCGGAAGCTTGGCGGTATCGTCGGTGTTGCCCGCAAACACGTCTTCGTCATTGAAAACACAGTTGACGGCACGAGGAAGCGGTATTAAATCTCTTGATGACAAAAGCAATGATGCCGGGGGGGACTGCGCTATCAACGTCGTCTCCAGCGAATCGCTTTGGCCCGTGCCTGCAATTGTGCTGCTTTGTACTGCCTTCCCGTCTTGTTGTACAGGTCTGCCATATTCTCCAACACAATCGCCACATGTGGATGGTTTGGTCCCAGAACCCTTTCCCGGATCGCCAGGGCCCGCGTGAACAGAGACTCGGCATCGGCGTACTTGCGCTCAGCTTGATACGATGCCGCCAGATTGTTCAGGGAGGTCGCCACAGCGGGATGGTCTGGTCCCAAAGCCTTCTCTCGTATCGCCAGAGCCTGCTCGTACAGGGACTTGGCGGAGGCATACTGGCCCCGCACATAAAAAACGAGCCCCAGATTGTTCAGAGAGGTCGCCACCCCCGGATGGGCTGACCCGAGCGCTCTGTTCCGGATCGCCAGAGCCTGCCTGTGGAAGGTCTCGGCACCGGTGTATTTGGCCTGCACCCGATAGAGTTCCCCCAGATTGTTCAGGGAGTTGGCCACATCGGGATGGTGTGGCCCGAGGGCCTTCCGCCGAATAGCGAGCGCACGCCTGTGGAGATCCTCGGCACTGGCGTATTTGCCCTGCGCCTTATACAGTGCAGCCAGATTGTTCATCGATTGGGCCACATCGGGATGGTGTGGCCCGAGGGCCTTCTCCCGGATAGCGATCGCCCGCCGGTAGAGGGATTCGACCCCGGCGTGTTTGCCCTGTAGAGCATACATCACCGCCAGATTGTTGAGGTCTGTCGCAACCTCTGGATGATTTTTTCCGAGGGCCTTTTCATGTATCGCCAGGGCCTGCTTGTAGAGGCGTTCCGCGGCGGCATAGTTACCCTGGACGCGAGCCAGTTCGGCCAGATTGTTCAGGGATGTGGCCACCTTGGGATGGTCAGGACCGAACGTGCTTTTTGCGACCCGTAAAGCCTTTTCAGCGACCTTGGTTGATTCTGCATAATGTCCTTGGTGATAAAGCCGCGTGAGCTCGGTATCCAGCTTGCCCCACAATGCCCCCTGGGCATAATTTCGCCTCTTCGCCGGCGCAGTCGCTCTTTGCGGGGCGGTCTTTGACTCTGTAGGAGGCTCGAAGACCTGCTTTTTGCCGGTCGACATATTGACGATCGTTGCAATCCGCGCTTTGGGCAACGACACCTTCCCGGCAAAGCGCTTATAGACAATATGATCTCCCCTATCCTCGTATCGGGTCACTTTGATCTCTCTGCCGTCACGGAGCGTTATAATGTAATGTGCCTCGGCCACCCCCACAACACCCACGATTGCGAATGCTGCGAGAACCGCACACACCCTCATGCGTGCGTACCGTTTCATGACTTCACCTTCCTCATGACCCTTTCCGGCGCCCCTGTACGCAAATGAAAAAAGCGCCCTCCCGGCCTGCACTGACTCCGAGAAGGCGTGTGTACCAATGCGTTCGATTCCCCCCTATTGTTGCCTTCGTTCAATACCGGCTCATAGGATTCCGGCCGCAATCAAAAGCCTTCGATCGATTGGCGGTTCCGGTGGGAGTATTGTCATGCTGTATTTGAGAACAAAGGAATTGAAATGTTGCGTCGTACACATCATATGTTGCGCTGATATCGAGAATCTGGGGAGTTTTAATAGTCGAGAGCTCTTGCATCTGGTTTTCATCCGAGTAGACTCGAAAATCTTCTCTTAACGTAAATGCCTTCTGCTGTGAATAGAGAACACGTCTTCCGAGCGCGTCGTCTACATGAAACGCCCCGCCAAATAACGTGAATACCTGTCGGCGAAACAGATACTTTCTATGCTGGAATGCCGGAACCAGCTCCTTGACGACTGCCATTTCACCTCTCCGCTCAACAAAGCAACACCCCCCCAAGGGGGGCAGGTTCCCTTATTACATCATCGTCAAGAAGAGAGGATCACTTGAGGGGCAAATTTCGAAGAAGCAGGGCCTGGAAGGGTCTAAATACGGGTACTTATGACGGGCGCAGCCAGAGGCCTTTCGATGGGTGATTCGGGTCTGTCCGGTCGTTCTTGGAGCCTACAGAACTGCCACAGCCCTGACAGAGGTAATCGTATAACTCCCCATCAGGAAGGATCAGGAGGAGTCGTTGCCGGACAGGCATCGCCCGCTGACATGTGTTGCAGTACAGAAGCGACGCCTGAAGTTGTTCGAATCTATTTCTCATAGACACTATCCGAGGTACTCTCTCCTATCAGTATCCCCCCGCGGGGGGGGCAGTGTCAAGCCCAGGGCCCCTTCGGATCAGCTTACTATCAAGAGCCAAGCGCCACGGGCCACGTGCTCCCCTGAGGATTGTCAATTGTAGGCTTGACTCCTTCCACTGACGTGCCTATTCCCCTGGCGGGCGCCCCTCCCCGCCGCCCCTGCGGCGGCCTTTCTCCACTACGACCCACCAGAGGAACCATCCCCCGACTGCAGCGGCCAGGAGCCAGAGCCAGACGTTCGTGTCACCCGACCAGATACCGTCTCCCATCAGCACCATCAGGCAGGTGAGCGGCAAAATCCCGAGCGCCGTGGCCCACGTGAAGGTCCACCAGGAAATCGTGGTGAGTCCTGCCGCGTAGTTAATCAGATTGAACGAGATCACCGGCAGGAGGTGGCTGAACAGCAGCGCCGGGCCCCCCTGCTCCGCCGCCCAGCGGTCGACCACCACGCGACGCCGCTCACCCACCCTCGCCAGCACGAACGGCCGGCCCAGCCAGCGGGCGAGCCCGAAGGCGAGATAGGCACCGAGCATGGCGCCGGTCCAGGTAATCACGGTCCCCCACAGCGGACCGTACAGCATGCCGTTGGCCATGGCGAGCATTTCCGCCGGGAAAGGGATGAAGCTGTGCAGAATCATGAGCAGGATCGAACCGGCAACCCCCCAGGGACCCCAGGAGTGGATCTGCTCTTCGACCGCCTCAACTGACAGGGCGAATCCTGGCAGGGCAGGGACCGCATCCCAAAGTGCGAAGACCCACACCGCTCCCGTGACCAACACGAGGCCAACAAGCGCCGCCACCGCAAGGCGCATGCGGCGGAACCTCGTCGATGCCATGACAGGACGCTCAGCACTCATCTACAATCCACACGAATCACGCGCCAGCCAAGCACCAATAAAGTAAAACTCCCTCGGGAGCCGTACGAGGCCCTAGAGGGCGTCTGGATTCTTGGTGCGCCATCGATTGTGCCGAAGGTAGGCTGGGGGCTATATTCACCCCGGTTTCATCCATGAATCTCCTTCGAAACCTTCGAGGATCGCGTTCGGGCTACTGGGGGTCAACGAAAAGGCCTTCCCGGAGCGCCGGTTTCAGGAGGATCACGGCAACGAAGATGGCGATGGCCGGCACCAGCATTTTAGTGAATATATCTATCCTCATGCTCCCCTCCTCCTCGTCTGCACTGGGTGACAGAGTCCCCCGGAGGTGGTCTTTTGTACCCCGAGAGGTATGTCCCCTGTCAAGCCAAAACCGCGGTTGCCCGGGCCGCCTATTCCACCAGATCCCTTAGGGACGAATCAAGAGCACCCGGGTCCCATGCTGTTGCGGAACTTTCTGCTCTCATGCAGGGCGGTGGATCGCTAGCAACATTTCCTCTGCATTGACTCCATCATTTCTCGACAAACTGTCCACGGGTCCCCACTTGCCTTTATCTTCTCCATCATGTCCTGACACATTGCCATCGGGTCCCATACCCCTCTGGACGCCCCTTTCCCGATGAGTTCCGCCCGGATGGCTTCTTGGTCCTCGGACGACATCTGGGCAAACACTTTCAGCAGGTCTTCTTTTTTCATTGCGATTCCCCTTTCCCGTCTTGTCTTTTTACCTTTGCTCCTTCAGCGAAGAAATGTACTCATCGATCAGCCCGCGCGAGTCCTCCGAGAGCCCCAGAAACTCGAGTCCCGTCCGATAGAAATGGTCGTGCTCTCCGCTGGGCAAGACCTCATAACGGTAGTCTCGTGATCGAACCACCCGGCATTTCAGGCCCACCGGGTGCTCGTGGATCAAGAGATTCATGAACAACTGGGTCCCGGGCCGGACAAGGTGCGAGTGTTCGATCAGGGCCCCGCCCCGGCTGATGTCGTGGACGGAAAACTTGTGATTGGGGGCAATCCACCCTTCTGATCGCCCGGCAGGCCACCGGAAATGGCGCCGCCTGTCTTCAATTGGCTGCTCTACCGGCATGGCCAGACCTCCCTACGTGCGTTCTTCAAAAAACACCACGCCCTCGTAGGCCGTACTCCATCCGACCAGGTGTCTGGTTTGCTGAGCCTTCATTCAAAAACATAGGGAAAATAGAGAAGAGAGCAATGACGGCGGGCAGCTCTTCGCATGATTTAGATCACTTCAAGCAGGTATCTGCGCAGCGTGGATGGGGGCAGGGGATGGGTGTGCTTCGATCGAAAAGTCGATGACCACGGGATAGTGGTCCGATCCGATATCCGGCCCGGTCCTCCGATTATGGACCACGATCCTTGAAGAGACCAAGCAGTGGTCGATGGGTACCCAGAAGTGTGGAAGTCCAGCCGGCCAGGTGGGCTGTAGCCCGAATCCGTTCCGACTGTCTCGTAAACCGGTCTTGCGGATCAGATCACTAAAGTAGGGAGACCATGATGTGGTGTTCAGATCCCCGAGGACCATCACTCCCCCCCTTAGTGATCCTACAAGGTCTGCCAGCTCAGTGAGCTGTTGATTTCGGTGCGCTGAGTAGGCCCGGCCCACCGGAGGAAGCGGATGGGTCCCGATCACAGTCAAGGACTGGCCATCGATGTCGAATTGCACAACGACTGAGGGAACTCCGGCCTTCCCGATACCGCGGATCTCGGCACTTTTAAAAGGTATTCGACTGAGGAAAGCAATCCCAAAGTTGTCGTCGCGCGGGCGGGCCCGTGAAAAGGGATACACCGCTTGCAGTTTCTGAAGCTCATTGAGCCATATCCGATTGACTTCCAGGAGAACTATGAAGTCGGGCTCCACGGACCGAATGAATTTCTGCAGTCTCCCATACGCGTGATTCGACGTGTTCACATTAACCAGCAAGGCTCGAACCGTTCGTCCCTCAGCATGAGTTGATGAACTCCCAAAATACAATGGCACAATAAGAGAGAGATTGATCAGCGCAAAAACGCTTGCCAGGATGGCTGCCCGCTGCTTCCGTCCGAGCAGGAAAAGGAAGGCCGTTCCGATGAGAAAAAGGAAGTACTGGGCCCGAAAGTGACTTGCCAGCTCAAAGGGCCACCACAGCCGCCCCAAAAATCCCACCACCGTCGTGCTACTAGCGATGACCGTGGCTGCCGCGAGGAGTCCCCATACGGTCACTGGAAACCAAAAGAATTTGTGTACCAAAGCGCCCTCCCGGACGATGCGTCGCCCGAGAAGGCAGTGCAATGATTGTGCCTGAGGTGGGCCGGAGGTTAGGGGTAATGCTGCCACCTCCAGCACATGAGAATATCCCTTGACACGAAGCGAGGGAAGGGCTAGGGTATTTTCAGCTTTCGTGATTGGCTTGTTGTGGAAACTGAAACCGCAAGGGCTTCATGGAAAGCCCTTGCGGTTTTTTTTATGCTATCAGGTCCCGCCGCGACGGGACCTCACACCCGGACAGCTCCCGGGGATCCTAAGAAGAAAGGAGGGAGAACAGCACATGCGACACACGGGTACCGTAAAGTGGTTCAACGATGCCAAGGGCTTCGGATTCATCGAGCGATCAGACGGCGACGATGTTTTCGTGCATTATTCGGCGATCCAAGGCGACGGATTCAAGAGCCTGGCCGAGGGTCAGACGCTTGAGTTCGATATCGTGGAAGGACCGAAGGGTAAGCAGGCAGCCAATGTAATCAAGCTCTAGCTGGCCGCAACCAGCTCTGGACAGAAAGGGTCCCGATGATCGGGGCCCTTTCGCTTTTGCCCGGCACGGTTGGCGAGAACCGCTACGGCTTTTCTCTTCGAGCGTTGAAGCCCGACCTCAAAATGAAACGCGCTCGCGGGCCGGGCTGCGTTCCCACTTCTACCAATTCATGAGACTCGGGTCCCCCTTATAAATTGATCGGATCCAGGCGATGACCTTCCAGATCTCATCATCCGTCATATTCTTGCCCACTGCAGGCATGATTTGAGGAGGAATCTGTCCCCTCATCAATTTGAAGAGGGTTTCGTCGTCGCTGCCAAAGTCCCACTGATCATCAAAAATGGGAGAAGCGGGACCCATCCCCCCTCCGCCTCTTCCGCCATGGCACGCGTTACACGAATATAAAAAGTATACGCTCCGCCCTTCCTTGATTGCCTCGAGGTCTCCGGTATACGGGTTGAGCTTCTTCGGCTCTGCCGGATCCTGAGCCACCGCAAAGCCAAGCTGCCCGCCGAGCATGAGTCCCAGCACCACCGCGCCGACCAACCAGGTCCTTCGCATAGTTCCTCCTGCTCAAGGGAGTCCCTCGTCCGGCTCACGTATCTACGGCCGAGCAGGTCGTCCCTTGCTGTTTTTTTGTTAACCGCGATGTCCTCTTCCGTAACGATCTTGTCCGCGTTCCCATTCCTGCCTTCTTGGGATGCGCGCCAAGGATTTCGAAAAATAATGCCCTCCAGATCCGTACTATTTCGAAAAAGGCGTTAGGGGGAGCGGGGCCATTGAGCTCATCGGGTTCGGACGAACGGCTGCTTAACGACGTGACCCATTCGGCGACGCCGGGGGAACGCGCTCGAAGACCCGTTTCTTGCCGGTGTTGAGATCTATGATTTCCGCCACGAGCGCTTTGGGAATCGTGACCTTCCCGGTGAAGCGCTTGTAGACAATCTTGTCTCCTACCACCTCGTATACCTCAACCTTGAATTCGTGTCCATCATGGAATATGACCAGGAAATCCGCCTCAGCCACCCCCACAACACCCATGATTGCGAATGCTGCGAGAACCGCATAAACGCTCTTACCTACAATCCGCTTCATGGCCTGTGCCTTCCTTTCCTCATTGGCGCGGAGTTGAACCTCACGACGCATCTGAAGGGGCGCGGTGGCGAGGCACCAGCAGCGCACACCCGCTCAGCGCCAAGAACAGAACCAGCCCAAACGTCGTAAGAAGGACGTGTCTTTCGAGGAATGGTACGCGACGACCTGGGTTGTCACTGAGAGATGGTTCCTTTCTACTCCTATCGACATGCCCCCTGTCAAGCCCAAACTCCGGTTGCCCCGGCCCTACTCCACACCAGACCCCTAAAGGATGACGCATTCACGTATGCAAACCTGATCCCAATCCTTCAGTGAGAACCACCCTGATTTTCAATGGCTTGGCTCTGATCCCGCGCGCTGGCATGTTCCTTGCCGTCTCTATCTACCGTCGGTTCCTCGTGGAGGGCACACATGTCTGATGTGAAACTTCGCGACTCGCCGCGGTTCAAAGCTGAGATCCCCGTTCGATGCACCGCCTGGGGTGCCGAACCCTCCCATCAGAACCTACTGGGCGGCAAGACCAAGTGGGTCAGTGCCGCCGGAGTCTCACTCCTGCTCTACGAGGGTCTCCCCGTCGGGACTCCCGTGTCAATCCAGTTCTATGAGGAAGAGCCCCGGCGCGGATGCGTCATTTGGTTTGACAAAGGGATGCAAGCCTCCGCGGCGACGACTGTTCCACACATAGTGGCCTTTGACCAGCCGGTCGACTTAACCCTGGTCCGCCAATGGGTATCGCGCGCCGAATCTCGGTCCGAGGTCCGGGTCCCGGTCCAGTTCGTCGTCAACTTCCAGTCCACCGAAACGGGAAGGGGGTCGCAAGGAACGTGCATTGACCTGAGCCGGGGAGGCATGTTCGTTGCGACCCACAACCCAGCCCACCGGGGGGCTGCCATCTTGCTCCAATTCAAGTTACCGGACCTAAACCATCCGATGTCGGTCCTTGCGCAAGTAATGTGGGTACGCAGGGAGCAGGCGGTGTCGCTGGACGAGGACAGGATCTGGACGGGTCCGACACCGGGTATGGGGGTGCGGTTCCTCGCAGTCAATCCCGTAGAGGACGCCTTGATCGACACTTTGATCGATCGCCTTTCCGGGGAGGCCTTCCCTCCGCTGGATTCCTCCTAGTCCCCTCCATCTCCCTTCTTACCGCCTTGATTTCCTTGGCACGAAAGATGCACCCTCGATCTCAAGACGCTGAGATCAGGAGGATACCCGACGCCGATGTTCTACCACTTGCTGATTCTGTTCCTGCTGGGGTTGCTGGGGCTGACGCTGCTGCTCAAAGTGGCCGTGGAAGGGTCGTTCGGTAACAACCCGGTCGCCTGGCTGTTGGTCTTTGTCTCTTTGTTCGGGGGGGGGTTTCTCGTGTTTTTTCTCGAACGGTGCCTGTGGCACCGGAAAGGAGATTCTGAAGATCGGCTCCCCCCTGATGATGGGATAGGGCAGGACTCTTAATACACCCAATACCCTTGTCCTTCCAGCATGGCGAGCGGCATTGTATGCCCTCCTCCAGCACCTCCTCGTTGGTCAGCAGGCCCTTCCGCACCA
Protein-coding sequences here:
- a CDS encoding c-type cytochrome is translated as MRRTWLVGAVVLGLMLGGQLGFAVAQDPAEPKKLNPYTGDLEAIKEGRSVYFLYSCNACHGGRGGGGMGPASPIFDDQWDFGSDDETLFKLMRGQIPPQIMPAVGKNMTDDEIWKVIAWIRSIYKGDPSLMNW
- a CDS encoding PilZ domain-containing protein, whose amino-acid sequence is MEEIKRPKRRYNRWEVGGQLTGHIGHIPKVSLINVSKDGALIEHSQIVRSGTLCFLTLLFPGQESTLKCRVVRSALHRSEVLTSGERDVIYRSGVEFLDASTAARQLINEYIDSLKRTSRAARRRERTRSRVSEPTQSTSGAVPRIHPGSTRTRKRRKDS
- a CDS encoding endonuclease/exonuclease/phosphatase family protein encodes the protein MTVWGLLAAATVIASSTTVVGFLGRLWWPFELASHFRAQYFLFLIGTAFLFLLGRKQRAAILASVFALINLSLIVPLYFGSSSTHAEGRTVRALLVNVNTSNHAYGRLQKFIRSVEPDFIVLLEVNRIWLNELQKLQAVYPFSRARPRDDNFGIAFLSRIPFKSAEIRGIGKAGVPSVVVQFDIDGQSLTVIGTHPLPPVGRAYSAHRNQQLTELADLVGSLRGGVMVLGDLNTTSWSPYFSDLIRKTGLRDSRNGFGLQPTWPAGLPHFWVPIDHCLVSSRIVVHNRRTGPDIGSDHYPVVIDFSIEAHPSPAPIHAAQIPA
- a CDS encoding cold shock domain-containing protein, which encodes MRHTGTVKWFNDAKGFGFIERSDGDDVFVHYSAIQGDGFKSLAEGQTLEFDIVEGPKGKQAANVIKL
- a CDS encoding RDD family protein produces the protein MEKLIIKRTSAFVFDGLLVAAMALWLPGTFWWLIAIGYFLVRDTLISGRSIGKFIVGLTVMDREKNACGIIKSILRNLLLFFPGPVIEFFVMAFALGGRRLGDRLAKTQVIDTRPQVKGPLFLLLALSLTFLLITTVRPELKDWSRWERPQSWREIVKMDTLGLKPRRLKHLYEYFRGKIDPQQEDSIEEARNFIIYLRDGRKIEVEDYWERGAEIQYRKLGGIVGVARKHVFVIENTVDGTRKRY
- a CDS encoding TVP38/TMEM64 family protein, yielding MASTRFRRMRLAVAALVGLVLVTGAVWVFALWDAVPALPGFALSVEAVEEQIHSWGPWGVAGSILLMILHSFIPFPAEMLAMANGMLYGPLWGTVITWTGAMLGAYLAFGLARWLGRPFVLARVGERRRVVVDRWAAEQGGPALLFSHLLPVISFNLINYAAGLTTISWWTFTWATALGILPLTCLMVLMGDGIWSGDTNVWLWLLAAAVGGWFLWWVVVEKGRRRGGGEGRPPGE
- a CDS encoding tetratricopeptide repeat-containing protein; its protein translation is MKRYARMRVCAVLAAFAIVGVVGVAEAHYIITLRDGREIKVTRYEDRGDHIVYKRFAGKVSLPKARIATIVNMSTGKKQVFEPPTESKTAPQRATAPAKRRNYAQGALWGKLDTELTRLYHQGHYAESTKVAEKALRVAKSTFGPDHPKVATSLNNLAELARVQGNYAAAERLYKQALAIHEKALGKNHPEVATDLNNLAVMYALQGKHAGVESLYRRAIAIREKALGPHHPDVAQSMNNLAALYKAQGKYASAEDLHRRALAIRRKALGPHHPDVANSLNNLGELYRVQAKYTGAETFHRQALAIRNRALGSAHPGVATSLNNLGLVFYVRGQYASAKSLYEQALAIREKALGPDHPAVATSLNNLAASYQAERKYADAESLFTRALAIRERVLGPNHPHVAIVLENMADLYNKTGRQYKAAQLQARAKAIRWRRR
- a CDS encoding PilZ domain-containing protein, with product MPVEQPIEDRRRHFRWPAGRSEGWIAPNHKFSVHDISRGGALIEHSHLVRPGTQLFMNLLIHEHPVGLKCRVVRSRDYRYEVLPSGEHDHFYRTGLEFLGLSEDSRGLIDEYISSLKEQR
- a CDS encoding PilZ domain-containing protein, which codes for MSDVKLRDSPRFKAEIPVRCTAWGAEPSHQNLLGGKTKWVSAAGVSLLLYEGLPVGTPVSIQFYEEEPRRGCVIWFDKGMQASAATTVPHIVAFDQPVDLTLVRQWVSRAESRSEVRVPVQFVVNFQSTETGRGSQGTCIDLSRGGMFVATHNPAHRGAAILLQFKLPDLNHPMSVLAQVMWVRREQAVSLDEDRIWTGPTPGMGVRFLAVNPVEDALIDTLIDRLSGEAFPPLDSS